A stretch of Hirundo rustica isolate bHirRus1 chromosome 22, bHirRus1.pri.v3, whole genome shotgun sequence DNA encodes these proteins:
- the UBIAD1 gene encoding ubiA prenyltransferase domain-containing protein 1: MGPADPVQKISISAESPRGSERNGGGSALAGVDGAAPGSWRHKCAAYVLALRPWSFSASLTPVALGSALAYRAEGALDPGLLVGSAVTVLAVHGAGNLVNTYYDFSKGIDHKKSDDRTLVDQILEPQDVVRFGVFLYTVGCLCAAGLYAVSTLKLEHLALIYFGGLSSSFLYTGGIGFKYVALGDVVILITFGPLAVMFAHAVQVGYLSVSPLLYAVPLALSTEAILHSNNTRDMESDRQAGIVTLAILIGPTFSYILYTVLLFLPYLIFCVLATRYTISMALPLLTIPMAFSLERQFRSQSFNKIPQRTAKLNLLLGLFYVFGITLAPAGALPKL; the protein is encoded by the exons ATGGGACCGGCGGACCCGGTGCAGAAGATCAGTATCAGCGCCGAGAGCCCCCGCGGGAGCGAGAGGAACGGCGGCGGCTCGGCGCTGGCGGGCGTTGACGGGGCCGCCCCCGGCAGCTGGAGACACAAGTGTGCGGCCTATGTGCTGGCGCTGCGGCCCTGGAGCTTCAGTGCCTCGCTGACTCCTGTGGCGCTGGGCAGCGCGCTGGCGTACCGGGCCGAGGGAGCCCTCGACCCGGGGCTGCTGGTGGGAAGCGCCGTGACCGTCCTGGCTGTGCACGGGGCCGGCAACTTGGTGAATACCTACTATGACTTTTCCAAAGGCATCGATCACAAGAAGAGTGATGACAGGACGTTGGTGGACCAGATTTTGGAGCCGCAGGATGTAGTCCGGTTTGGAGTCTTTCTCTATACCGTGGGCTGTCTCTGCGCTGCTGGGCTCTATGCTGTCTCCACGCTCAAGCTGGAGCACCTGGCCCTGATTTACTTTGGAGGactttccagctccttcctttaTACCGGAG GAATTGGATTTAAATACGTTGCGCTTGGCGACGTGGTGATCCTGATCACCTTTGGGCCCCTGGCTGTCATGTTTGCCCACGCAGTGCAGGTTGGTTACCTGTCCGTGTCACCCCTGCTCTACGCCGTCCCTCTGGCCCTCAGTACCGAGGCCATCCTGCACAGCAACAACACGCGGGACATGGAGTCCGACCGGCAGGCGGGGATCGTCACCCTGGCCATCCTCATTGGCCCCACCTTCTCCTATATTCTCTACACCGTGCTGCTCTTCTTGCCCTACCTGATTTTCTGTGTGCTGGCCACACGCTACACCATCAGCATGGCGTTGCCACTGCTCACCATCCCCATGGCATTTTCACTGGAAAGACAGTTCCGGAGTCAGAGCTTCAACAAAATTCCTCAGCGGACAGCCAAACTCAATCTCCTGCTGGGGCTTTTCTATGTTTTTGGCATTACGTTGGCACCAGCTGGTGCTCTGCCCAAACTGTGA